The segment TAATATCCTAATATAATTAGGTTTGTATATCTTTTTTGTTTTGTATGATTAAACTTTTTGATTCGCTAAAGCATATACTGTTAGTTTAAGCTCAATTATAGAATTCAGATACAATCTTTTATTGCAGATGTGAATATCTTTATAATTCTTCCGGATAGTCCCCATATTATATTTCCTTCATAGTTATAGAAAAAATTGATATGTTTTTCATCGTTTCTCAGCCAGGTTTCTTTCCATTGATTTTTTTTATCAAAAAAGAAGGTCAGTGGTATAAACATTACCCTTTCTACTTCGAAAGGATCTGGTTTTAACATGCAGTGATTAAAGTCTTCTATGTAAGCCACGTAAGGCTTAACTGTAAAATAGGTAACGCTAAATTCGTTTTGTAGAAAACCTAATATTTTGACGTATTCTTCCGGTATCCCAATCTCTTCTTTAAGCTCCCTCAGTGCTGTTTCTACAAGGTCTTTATCTTCAGGATCCTGACTTCCCCCAGGAAACGATATTTCACCACTATGGTTTTTCAGATGATCTGTTCTTTTGGTCATAAGTATACCATAAGATTTATCTAATCTAACAATAGGTATTACTACTGAGGCCACTTTTTTGTATTTTTCGTAGTCTACATTACGCGGCTTTTTTATATATTTTTTAAGACAATCTTGAATTTTTAGTAAAAAGTCATCCACGCGTCTTCAAGGCCTCTATATCTTTCTTCAATTCATCTATATCCTGTTTTGTGGCAAGGTTTAGTTTTTTTACTATTTCAGAAATCATTTCTTCTATTTTTTTCTCAAATTCCTGTGCAGATCTATCTGCTGATTTTAAAAATTCTGCAATTTTTGAGTCACTTTCGTTATATTTTTCCCCCCTTGTCAGAAGTTCGTTTAAGAAGTCTTTTGCCTTTTCTTCAGTATAGGATGCCAGACCTAATCCTAAGAGAAAAAGTTTTTTTGAAATCTCATTCATATTGCCCCCTTTTATAGTTTATAATAATATTTTATAAGACATTTTAAGAAATTCAATAAAATTTATTTTTTATTCTGAATGGTTGACTATTTCAAAGCTGGTGGTAGTTGGGTTGTTGCGTTGTCAGAGGTGGTGGCTTTATCGTAAAGTATTAGAAAGCTAATTCTCCTATTCATTGGATCATTAGGGTTGTCTTTGACTATTGGTCTTGTGGCGGCATATCCTGCAACGGAAGAGATCTTATTTGCGTCGTAACCATTTAACAATAGCTCTGCTCTTGCATTATTTGCCCTCTGGATGGATAGATCCCAGTTTCCATTTTTGTCTCCTCTATATGTCATTGCATCTGTGTGACCTTCTATGACAATTTTATTGCTTAGCTCGTTTAGTGTATTGGCCAGTACTTTTAAGACTGCCTTCCCATTTGTATTTAACGATGCACTTCCGCTTGAAAAGATTGGATTACCTGTTTTGTCAATAACATCAATTCTTATCCCTTCTGGGGTGGTGGATACCATAATCTGATCGCTGAATTCACTTAGTTGTGTTTTTACTACGCCCATAAGGGATTCTTTAACCTTTTCCCCATTATTTTCTGTAGCTGTGGCGGCAATCTCCACTTCAATCTTTTCCACGATCTGGGCCTGTCCTTTTTTATCCGCTTCAAAGGGCTTTCCGGTACCACCTTCCATTATAGACCCACCTGCTTTTTCGAAGATGGAAAATGTCCTGAAATACATTGCTATTTTTGCACGTTTTTCCTCAGATGTCATATTCAAAAGCCACATTACAAGAAAGAATGCCATCATTGCTGTAACAAAGTCAGCGTAAGCAATCTTCCATGCACCTCCGTGATGTCCCCCACCTTCCACTTTTTTTACTTTCTTAATAATTATAGGTTTTTTTTCATTACTCATCTAAAGAACCTATTTTATATTTTTGAGCTTTTCTTCTAATTCTTCAAAGGAAGGACGGGCAGAGGGGGGGATAGCTCTTCTGGCAAGCTCAATAGCTGCTTTTGGATCAGGTGTATTTACAAAAAATACAAGGGCTTCTTTGACTACTCTAAAGACAAAACTATTGAAAATAACAATATTTTCGAGAGCAGAAGCAATTGGTCCCACAATACCGTAAGCTAATAAAACCCCCAGGAATGTACCCACAAGGGCTGCACCTATATGGTGACCCAAAACTTCAGGTGGCTCACTGATAAGTCCCATAGTGATGACGACCCCCATAACCGCAGCAACAATACCAAATGCCGGTAGACCATCAGCCATTTTCTGAATTGCATGGGCTGGCAGATGTTCCTCTTTGTGGGCTGTTTCTATATCTACATCCATAAGGTTTTCCAATTCGTGGGGCTGCATAACACCAGTAAGTATAACTTTTAGGTTATCGCTGATGAAATGAAGAAGATGATGGTTTTTTAAAACAGATGGATAGTTGTTAAAAATAGGACTTTCTTTTGCATTCTCCACATCACTTTCAAGAGAAAGTAAACCATTTTTTCTTGCTTTGATGAAAAGCTCGTAAAGTAACATTAAAAGATCTTCATACTCTTTTTTGGAAGGTGTTTTGCCTGATAAAAAGCTTTTCATCCCTCCTGCAATGAGCTTCAGTAGGGCTGTAGGAGAACCCACTATAAGTGCTCCGGTGGCGGCACCGGCAATAATTATAAATTCTGATGGC is part of the Calditerrivibrio nitroreducens DSM 19672 genome and harbors:
- the motA gene encoding flagellar motor stator protein MotA, with the translated sequence MTAIIGYIVVFGAVLGGYLMSGGNLHMLIQPSEFIIIAGAATGALIVGSPTALLKLIAGGMKSFLSGKTPSKKEYEDLLMLLYELFIKARKNGLLSLESDVENAKESPIFNNYPSVLKNHHLLHFISDNLKVILTGVMQPHELENLMDVDIETAHKEEHLPAHAIQKMADGLPAFGIVAAVMGVVITMGLISEPPEVLGHHIGAALVGTFLGVLLAYGIVGPIASALENIVIFNSFVFRVVKEALVFFVNTPDPKAAIELARRAIPPSARPSFEELEEKLKNIK
- a CDS encoding flagellar motor protein MotB; translated protein: MSNEKKPIIIKKVKKVEGGGHHGGAWKIAYADFVTAMMAFFLVMWLLNMTSEEKRAKIAMYFRTFSIFEKAGGSIMEGGTGKPFEADKKGQAQIVEKIEVEIAATATENNGEKVKESLMGVVKTQLSEFSDQIMVSTTPEGIRIDVIDKTGNPIFSSGSASLNTNGKAVLKVLANTLNELSNKIVIEGHTDAMTYRGDKNGNWDLSIQRANNARAELLLNGYDANKISSVAGYAATRPIVKDNPNDPMNRRISFLILYDKATTSDNATTQLPPALK
- a CDS encoding NUDIX hydrolase — protein: MDDFLLKIQDCLKKYIKKPRNVDYEKYKKVASVVIPIVRLDKSYGILMTKRTDHLKNHSGEISFPGGSQDPEDKDLVETALRELKEEIGIPEEYVKILGFLQNEFSVTYFTVKPYVAYIEDFNHCMLKPDPFEVERVMFIPLTFFFDKKNQWKETWLRNDEKHINFFYNYEGNIIWGLSGRIIKIFTSAIKDCI